From Simonsiella muelleri ATCC 29453:
GACACTTGTCCATGCCACGCCCACGCTGACTTGTTTGATGTTCATGGCGGGTGTTCGTCCGTCTGTTTCGCTTAACATTACGTTTTTCAACACCACAGTTGGGCGCGGAAACAATTGACGTTCCATTTGTGCGTCAAATGTGATTTTGCGCGTTGAACCTTGCATCACATCGGTGCTTAAGCGTTGCAACCGTTCAAAACTGGATAAGTGGTAAAACGTGGCATATGCGCCACCTAAACCAATCGCCGTGACAACGGATAAAATCAAAGTGTTTTTGAACCAACGGCGTTTAAATAAAGGAACAAATGTGGACATAAATCTAAATTCAGCAAAAAATAATTGAGTCAATTTTAGCAAAAAAATATGCAATCTGTGCAAAAACCGCTTTTCAGGCTGCCTGAAAGAGACAGAAAACCCTGAAAATTATGTTATATCCCCTTTTTTGTTTGACAAAGAAAGCAAAATAATGCTAGGGGCTATTGACAATTCAAAAAAAGAGGCAAAGGATTTAAGATATTGTTTGCACACAATCTGTCTCAAATCTCTGCCATGTAATTTAAACTAGCCTTTTATTTTAACTGATGTCCGCCAATTCATCGTATACTTGATTTTCTTCCATTTTATTTTGCAAGAATGTATTAAAATCCCCTAAATGAAAAGCCAATGGATTTTCAGGAATGGATACAATCATTGGCAAACGCGTAACCCCATTTCTGCCCGCCGCGAACGCATAATGCCGCTCATTTTCGCCCAAAATCAACAATGAATCAAACGCCAAATCCACAACATCAACCGGAAATCTGGCTGATAATTCAAAAATATCCTGATGAATTTGTCGGGCGATTTTGCGCGATTGCTTTCTCAATTCTTCTAATTTAATGTGAATGCGGTCATTGCTTTTGAACATTTTTTCCATAAATGATGCTTTACGCTCTAATTGTTCTTCTAATTCATGGATTTGTGTATCCAAATAATCATTTTCACGGATATTGGCTTGAATAATTTGGTTTAAATAATGCAACGGTTGTTGTAATAAATCATGATTTGCGTCCCATTGGTAATTATTTTGAAAACACACAAAAATAAATTCACGGCGTTTTTCCAAAAAGGTCGCATATGCTACCAATCGGCTAAACAAATGTTCCGCATTTTCATTCAACAGCAAAGCAGGTTGAGATAAAAAATCTTTAAATGTACTCAATATATTGCCAAATAATTGGCGAACACCAATATACAAATATTCCTGTTCATCAGCATTACGCGCCACGCGGCGAACTGCAAACTCTATTGGCTCCAAAATCTGTTTTATCAAAATATGTTCATATTGCTGCAACCGTTCTTTGATAAGCTTGTCAATCTGCATACCACTCAATTCTATCGGATCAAATAAAAGCGGCAATAATTCGGTTTCGTGCGCTAATTCCAACTCCGTTAAAAATTCAATCACGGCTTGATTGATGGTTGATTCAATGGTAATAATATTTTCAACCTGTAATTTAAACCGCGCCAAATACGTGGCATCAGCATTGACAAGCATTGCAGTGTTGACCGCAGCACCAGTCAACAAAACATGTTCGTTTGAAAATAAACTTTCTTCGCGTAAAAATCGGCGCAACGCAAACGGATTGACATCAGATTCAATCGCAGGGCCAATCACAAATAAATATTTGGACGCACGCACAATTTCCAATTGACGGATTTTTTGTTCTCGACACAAAAATTGACTAAGTAACGGATGAGACATTTGCGCTACTTGGCGATTACGCATGGTTTTAAACCAGTAACCCAATAATTGTTGTTTCAGAAATACTTCATTAATAAATGTTTTTACAATACTCGCATTCAAACCACGTCTATTTTCGGGGATTTCCAAATCTTTCTTTTCACGAATCACTCGTGCTGCCGCATAAATAAATCCAGAATACAATTTTTGTTTAATTAATTGATATTCTAAATTATTTTTTGCATCTAATTGTTCAATTTGTCCCAAAATGTTTTCTAAAAAATCAGCAATTTGGTAAACACTATTATATGTTTTAAATGTTTGAAAATGAATCAATATTTTTTCTGCAAAAATCCGAATGTGTCGCGCATTCGCTGGAATGCTTGCCACAATATTCTCTAAAGGAACATTAATTTCACCACGAAATTCAAATTTTTTAATCTCACTGTTCCAAAAGATTTGATTAGGCGCAAGAATTTGTTCAGCAATATTTCTGCGGTCTTGAGCGGAAATATTGCTGAACAAATTGTAAAGGTAATCCTGCCAAAATACATCCAAATGCGGATTAACTTGGGTAACTTGGCTGCGAAGCGGATACGGAATGTAATTCTTTGGATAATCAGGTCGCTCGGCAGTATGGGTAGGCGCAGATGTCGGCATCATATTGATCAAAATAAAAAATTATTATCAGACTGCTTGAATATCTTTCATATTTAGGCAGCCTGAAAACACCAAACTAAAATATAGTGGTCGCATTCTAACATAAAAGCTGTACAAAACTTCTACGCAATTGCACGTCCATTGTGGCAAATTCACTACATTTCACTGTAATTCGCACCGCCTCCCCCTTCGGGACACGTCCAAATGATGTTTTGCGTAGGGTCTTTAATGTCGCACGTTTTGCAATGAACACAGTTAGTGGCATTGATTTGCAAGCGTGGCGCACCATTTTCATGCACAATTTCATACACACCAGCAGGACAATAACGCGTTTCAGGACTCGCATATTCTTGATAATTCACATCAATTGCCAAACGCGGATGACGCAATTGCAAATGCGATGGCTGATTTTCTTCGTGTGCCACATTCGCTAAAAATACACTGCTCAAACGGTCAAACGTGATTGTGCCATCGGGTTTTGGATAATCAATCGGTTGACAATAAGCGACTTTTTTCAGGCTGCCTGAATCCGTACCGTGATGTTTTAATGTCCAAAAACCACGCCCTTTCAACACGTATTGCTCCAAGCCCGTGTATGCCATCGCTGGCAATAAACCCCATTTGAAAGACGGACGAATATTGCGAACTTCATGCAATTCATCGTATAACCAACTGTGTTCAAATAAAGTTTCATAATCTTGGGCAATCAAATTTTGTTCAGGCAACTCGCCATCGTGTTGCACCAACATCGGAAACACTGCTTGTGCCGCCAACATCGCCGATTTCATTGCAGTATGCGCACCTTTAATGCGCGGTACATTCAGAAAACCAGCCGCATCACCCACCAACACACCACCTGCAAACGCCAAATGCGGCAAACTCTGCAAACCACCTTCCACTAAAGCACGCGCACCATAAGCAATGCGTCTGCCTCCTTCTAATGTGGCGCGAATACTGGGATGTAATTTCCAGCGTTGGAACTCTTCAAATGGCGACAAATAAGGATTTTGGTAATCCAAACCCACCACAAAACCTACCGCCACCTTATTGCCGTCAAAATGATACGCAAAACCACCACCATAGGTTTTCATATCCAAAGGATAACCCACCGAATGCACCACTAAACCCGCTTGCGATTTTTCAGGCTGCACTTCCCAAATTTCTTTGATGCCCAAACCATAAGTTTGCGGTTGGCAATCGCGGTCTAATGCAAATTGTTGAATAATTTGTTTACTTAATGAACCGCGTGCCCCTTCAGCGAAAATGGTTTGTTGGGCGTGTAATTCCATGCCAGCTTGAAAATTATCAGTAGGTTGCCCATCTTTGCCAATGCCCACATCACCTGTGGCGACACCTTTCAGGCTGCCATCTGCGTGGTACAATAATTGCGCACCCGCAAAACCTGCATAAATTTCCACACCCAAATTTTCGGCTTGTTCTGCCAACCATTTGCATAATACGCCTAAACTAACGATGTAATTCCCATGATTTTGGAAACTTGGCGGCGTAAAAGGCAATTTAAATTCACTGTCTTGTGTTAAAAACAAAACTTGGTCTTCGGTAACACTGCGTGTGAGTGGTGCATTCATTTCGCGCCAATTAGGCAATAATTCATTCAAGGCAATCGGATCAAACACCGCACCAGCCAAAATATGTGCACCCACTTCACTGCCTTTTTCCAATATACAAACGCTGATATCGCGTTGTTGTTCGGCGGCGATTTGTTTCAGGCGAATCGCAGCAGACAAACCCGCCACGCCTGCTCCAATAATCACGACATCGTATTGCATACTGTCGCGTTCAATGATTTGCGTCATGTTGTGTGTCCTTAGTGTTTTAGTAATGGGTAGATTTTAACATTATTAATTAATTATTTTATCTTCAGGCTGCCTGAAAGAATAACACGCCACGTTTACACAGGATTGGCTTCATCAAAAAAATGCGCCTGCACACCAAAATCTCGCACCAACGCTGCCCCCAATGCTTGCACGCCATAACGTTCAGTCGCGTGATGCCCTGCACTAATAAACGCCAGCCCCGTCTCATTGGCTAAATGATATTGCGCTTCTGAAATTTCACCCGTGATGTACACGTCTGCGCCAGCATCAACAGCAGCCTGAAAAAATCCCTGCGCACCACCCGTACACCACGCTACTTTTTTCAGGCTGCCTGAAAGATTACCCACACACACAGGTTTACGCTGCAACACATTTTCCAAATGCGCCGCGAGTTTGGCTAAAGTATTTTGATTATCGGGCAGTGTACCCAAATTCATCAAATTTTGTTCGCCAAATGTGCTTTCAAGTTGCCAACCGCATTGTTGAGCCAATTGGACATTATTGCCCCATTGTGGGTGTGCATCCAATGGCAAATGGTAACCGACCAAATTCACATTATTTTTTAATAACAAAGCAATGCGTTCACGTTTCCAACCTGTGATGGTGGCAAGTTCACTTTTCCAAAACATACCATGATGCACCAACAACATTTGTGCGCCTTGCTGTACAGCGAATTCAATCGCAGCATAACTGGCAGTTACGGCGGTTACGATGGTGTGAATATCATCTGCGCCTTCCACTTGCAAGCCGTTTGGGGCGTAATCTTTAAATTGTTCGGTGCGTAAATTGGTGTTGCACCAATTGAGGATGTCTTGACGATTTGCCATTTGCTGACCCTAAAATTATCAAAATGTAAAACGGGTATTCTACCAAATTATTCTAAAATAAAAGGCAGTTTGCCATAACAAATAACGACATTAATTATCCAACTCAATACAAAATGCATAGAATGGTTAAATTTTAATTGATAAAAAATCTTATTTATGTATAATGTGTCTGTCATTCCCTGCACCAGCAAAAACGGCCCAATTTGATGAGTTCAAAATGGGTCGTTTTTGTTTTCAGGCAGCCTGAGAAACTGTATCCACAGCATTTCACGTTGGCATGAATACAGGTTCTTATTTTAAACGATTATAATTTTTAGGCAGCCTGAAAATAAATGCACACAAAAATGTTATAATTTCAGCCATTTTTTTCATTTTTATTTCGGGTCGCCTGAAAAACAAAATTCTATGCAAAATATATTTCAAACCGTTTCTCAAGATTTATTACAAGCCAATCAAATCGGTGCAGAAGAGATTGCTCAATCACTCGCTATTATTGGTAGACATTATGTTGATTATGCGGATATTTACTGTCAGCGAACCGCTTACGAAAGCTGGCATTTAGATGAAGGCATTGTCAAATCAGGCAGCTTTCAAATTGACCAAGGCGTTGGTGTACGTGCTGTGTCGGGAGAAAAAACCGCATTTGCTTACGCCGACAGTTTAACCACTGATGCCATTCAACGTGCTGCTGAAACCGTCAAAGTAATTGGCGCATCTGGCAATACCGTGCCGATTCGTGTGCCTACACCTGTGTTTGGTAAGGCGATACATGGTGCATTTAATCCCATTGTTGGTTTGGATTCGGCAGCCAAAGTTGCTTTATTACAAAAAGTTGAACAATTAGCGCGTGCAGCAGATTCGCGCGTGGTGCAGGTAATGGCGGGTTTAACTTGTGAATATGATATGGTGTACATTGCCCGATTGGACGGTAAGCACGCGGCAGATATTCGCCCATTGATTCGTTTGTCATTGACTGTGATTGTCAAACAAGGTAACCGCCGTGAGCAGGGCAGTTCTGGTGGAGGAGGGCGTTTGGATTTGCGTTATTTTGATGATGCGAAAATTGAACAATATGTGTCTCAAGCCGTGAAACAAGCGGTAATTAATTTAGAAGCACGCCCTGCCCCTGCGGGTGTGATGCCTGTTGTGTTGGGTAATGGTTGGCCAGGTGTGTTGTTGCATGAAGCAGTGGGACACGGTTTGGAGGGCGATTTTAATCGCAAACAAACCAGTGTATTCACAGGAAAAATTGGTGAGCAAGTCGCTGCCAAAGGCGTTACCGTCATTGACCAAGGTAATATTCCCGACAGACGAGGCAGCCTGAATATTGATGATGAAGGTAATCCAACAAGTCGTACAGTTCTCATTGAAGACGGTATTTTGATGGGTTATATGCAAGACGAAACCAATGCTCGACTCATGGGCATGGACGTTACTGGTAACGGCAGACGCGAAAGTTATTCATCTGTAACCATGCCACGTATGACCAACACATTCATGGAAAACGGTATATACGAACGTGATGAAATCATTGCCAGTTTAGACAAAGGCATTTATGCGGTGAATTTTGGTGGCGGACAAGTGGATATTACCAGTGGTAAATTTGTGTTCAGCGCGTCGGAAGCGTGGTGGGTGGAAAACGGACAATTGCAATATCCAGTCAAAGGCGCAACCATTATTGGCAGTGGCACGGAAGTATTGAAACACGTTTCCATGATTGGTAATGATAGTGCATTGGATTCGGGTGTGGGTGTGTGTGGCAAAGATGGGCAGAGTGTTCCTGTGGGTGTGGGGCAGCCGACTTTGCGAATTGATGCTGGCTTAACGGTTGGCGGTAGTGAAGTTTGATTGATAAAATTTTTCAGGCTACCTGAAAACTATTACAAAGGAATTCAGATGAATTTAGAAGAATTGTCAAATATGATTAGTGGGTTATTTGCGCGTGAAGAATTTACGGCACATTTATTACAACGCAGTTTCAGGCAGCCTATTGGTTGGATTGAGCTGGCTGGTGTGATTGTATTGGGCATCATATTACAAATATTCAGTCATCAACTTATTAAAAATCAAAAATTAGATAATATTCAAAATCGCTTTGTGAAACATTTGGCGGAACGTTTGTTGTTTCCTGCCATGATGTTGTTTAGTGGTACGATTTTGTTGTTGGTGTGCAATGCGTTGGATTTGACGGTGGTGTGGTTGCGTTTATTTGTGTTTGGCGCAAGTTGGATGCTGATGATTCGCGTGGTGCTGGCGTTGTTAAAATTTGCGCTGCCTGCTGGGCGATTGAGCAGCAGTTTAGAGCATCAATTGGCGACATTTTTGTGGGCATATTTTTTGCTGTGGGTCATTGGGTTTGATGATTTGATGATTAATTGGGCAAAATCGCTGCAATTTAGCATCGGCTCAAGCAAATTGAGTTTATTTACATTGATTACGGGTATTTTGTGGGTGGGCATCATCATGATTTTCATGATGTGGCTAGCAAAATGGCTGGATAGTCAATTGATGTCAAGTAAACATCTGGATATTAACCTACGGATTGTATTGAGTAAAATCATCAAAACCCTATTGATGGTGTTATCGGTATTGATTGCGTTACCAATTGTGGGGATTGATTTGACGGTGCTGTCGGTGTTTGGTGGTGCGTTGGGTGTGGGATTGGGTTTTGGCTTGCAGAAAATTGCGAGTAACTATGTGTCTGGATTTATTATTTTGGCAGACCGTTCCATTCGTCCTGGAGACCGTTTAACTGTGAATAATTTTACGGGTTATGTAACGGAAATTACATCGCGTTTTGTGGTTTTACGCAGTGGTACGGGGCAAGAGGCCTTGATTCCAAACGAAACTTTTGTAACCAGCACCGTGATTAACGAATCTTATACAGGCAAATCTTTGTATCAGACGTTGAATGTACAAGTAGCGTATCATACTGATTTAACACTGGCTTTGGAGATTTTGGAACAAGCTGCTGCTGCCCAAGAGCGAGTAGAAGGTAAACCCAGTGCGTATTTGATTGGATTTGGCGATAATGGCATTGATTTGCGTGTGGGATTTTGGGTGCGCGACCCTGAAAATGGTTTCTTAGGTTTGTATTCGGCGATTTTGATGACGATTTGGAAACGATTTAATGAAGAAGATATTGAATTTCCATTTCCACAACGTGAAATCCGCATTCTGCCTGAAGAGCAAACGCCCAGTGATATGGCTATTCTCAAAGCGGGTCTGCAAGCCCAGCAAGATACCAAATCCAATGAACCAATTGATTCTTGATTTTGTGTTGAGGATTTCAACATGAATTTGTTTGGCAAATTCATTTTCAGGCAGCTTGAAACTTTTGCAAAAAAACTTTCATAACGATGTAGTTACATGACTGTAATTTTTGGTTTTAGACGAAAAATGGAGATTTTGCAAAAGTTCTGGTCTGAAGATATTTTAACCCATTGTTTTCACATTGCCATTCAAACCAATCAGCCATACTTTTGCGCCAATTTTTTGAGTGGCTGCCTGAATATTTGCTTCAGAGCTAACCGCAAACGCCGTGGATAATGCGTCCGCCAGTGCTGCAGATTTCGCCAACACACTCACACTTTGATAACGTGGGGTGCTGTTGCCTGTTCGTGGGTCAAATAAATGCGTGAATTTGCCCTCTGCATCAAACGGTGTCCCATAACCGCTTGATGTGGCAAGCGCATTGTTTTGTAATGGAATTTGATGATGAGGTAATGCGCCACTGCCTTTTGGGTTTTGGATTTTGGCAAATTCGGGGTGTTGTTTGAGTGTATCCAAATACCGTATTTCACCCATATTGACTAGCGCGTGGTTCATGCCCTGTTGTTGCAATAATTGCGTGATACGGTCGGTAATATAACCCTGCGCGATGCCATTCAACGTAATGACCATACCTTTTTGATTAAACGCAATTTTTTGTGGAGAAATCAGCATATTGTGTAAACCAACCCGTTTTAAGGCAGCCTGAAGATTGGGGGCAATCTTGCTTTTTGGGTTACGCTGAAAATGGTTGGCATAGCGTTGCCACAGCACCTGCACGGTTGGGTCAAACGCGCCATTTGTCAATGAATGAATGCTCTGTGCTTGGCTCAATACTGCCAATAAATCAGCAGATGGTGCGTTCAGGCTGCCTGCACGATTTAAACGCGATACTTGGCTATTTTCACAATATACGCTAAAAATATTTTCTAGACGATTCACTTCTGCAATTGCTTGTTGAATCAGATTTTCTGCTACAGCAGGATTGTTGTGATACAAACGCAATTCCGCGTTTGCACCCAAAGCCACACCGCGCCAAATCACGGGTTGGGGCGAATCATTTTGGGCAAAAGTTGGAGAAACAAGTGCGCTGACCGACATCGCAGCAGTAATACCGATAAAACGGCGGCGAGTAATTTGCATGATATTTCCTTCATTATTTGTAAATAAATTCATCTGGCACTTCGTCAAATTTAACCATTTTACCGCCATTTTTGTGGATAAAATCTTGTGCTTTGACGATATCGGAAAATGGTAATGCGTCTACTGTTCCCATGCCACCGATGAATTTGCTGTCAATGACATAATAGGCAGTTTTTGCGTCAATCCATGCGCTGTCGGCATTGGGGTTGTGCCAGTCGGTTACTTTGCTCATGTCGGTTACATAAATGGCGGTAATGTCTTTGGGTTCGCCAGGATGGCGCGTGAAGCCAATCGCTTGATTTACCGTAGAAAACCAATACGGCTTATCGGGTTGGCTTTGTACGAAAATTTGCGCTTTACCGCCGTAGTGTTCGTTTAGATTCATGGTGCAATAATAGCCTTTGGCTTGTTCGGTAATGGCTTGCGGCGGTGGTGGTGCGCTGGTGGTTTCAGTTTGCGAACACGCGGCAAGTAGGATTGTAGTTAATAAAATATTTAAATTTTTCATAGTATTATCTTTTCAGGCTGCTTTAACAAGAAATATTTGTGTTGGTCATACAGGTTCTAAATCTGTCTGCGATTAAATAGCCACGCCGCCAAACCAAACGGCACGGCAATCCAGCCCACTTGTGCAGCAATCAGCACGAATTTTGTCAGCCCAATTTGTTCGCTCACACCTGCCAAACCTGCATACATCGCTGTGTTTTCAAAACCGGTCAAATTCAGCAGACGATAAATATCGGTGGGATTAAACAACAAAATATTTTCTAAAATTTTGGCATTGATGGCGTGCTGACCATCAGCAACCAAAATTCCCAATAACGCCATGTCAAAAATCACCACAAAAAATAACCAAACGCCAATCGCTAAACCTGCCGCTGTACCGCGCTCTTTGACTTTCGCGCTAATCAAGTAGCCCAACGACAAAAACGCCGCACCCAGTAACACGCTTGCCGCAATCAGCAAGAAAAACGGTTTCCACGCAGCAGCCTGAAAGCCACCAAAATTATATTGCAAAATCAAACCTGCCAAGCCATAACCGATTGTTGTTGCGGCGGTTAGCATCGTGGTATGCCCAATAAATTTGCCCACTAAAATCTGCCAACGCAAAAGTGGGTAACTCAACAATAATGCCATCGTGCCACGTTCAATCTCGCCAATCAGCGCGTCATACGCCATCAACATCGCAATCAGCGGAATCAGAAAAATGGACAGACTGGACAAACTCACGACCGTAACCGTAAGTGGATCCACTTTGACGCTGCCAGTTGGTGCGCTGCCCATAAAACCCAGCGCAAGTGCCAGTGCAAACATCAGCACAGTCGCTGCAATAACCCAACGATTGCGGAGGTTATCACGGATTTCTTTTTGAGCAATGATTAAGATTGGAGACATGATTTATTCTCTTGATTTAATTTGTGTTTGTGGTTTTCAGGCTGCCTGAAACTACACATCTTCCCGTTTCAAAAATTCGGCGTACATTTCGTCTAAAGTCGGCGTGTGAATGTCCAGTTGCGCCACGTTGTCCAAGCTGCCCAATTCGTGTAGACGCGCCATTTTTTCCGTTTCGGCGCATTGCGTTTCGTATTTCAGGCAGCCTGAAACTTGCCAATGTTCGGGCAATGCTGTTTCGTGCGTCAGTTGTGCCACAATTTTGGTTGGTAAACCGCTTTGAATATGCAATTCGTGCATATTGCCGTCTGCGACTTTATGCCCATTTTTCATTACCACAATGCGGTCGGCGTGTCCGTCCAATTCCGCCAGTGCGTGTGTGGAAAGCAATACCGTTGCGCCGCGTTGTTTTAACTCATTGATAATTTGATAAAACATTTGGCGAGATGCGGGGTCTAAGCCTGTGGTCGGTTCATCTAATAACAGTAATTTGGGTTCGCCCAACAATGCTTGCGCTAATGCCAACCGTTGTCGCATTCCTTTGGAATATGCGCCGACACGTTTATGTGCGGATTGAGCGATGCCGACACGTTCTAGCAACGCATGATTATGCGCCAAATCTGTTCCTTTTAATTTTGCATAAAAATCAAGTGTTTCTTTGCCTGTAAGCGATGGGTGCAGTGCAACTGTTTCAGGCAAATAGCCCATTTGGCAGCGAATGGCAGCAGAGTGTCCGCGCGAAATGTCTTCGCCAAACAAAGTAATACTGCCTGAACTTGGGCGAATCAAACCCAAAATAAGTTTCATCATGGTGGATTTGCCCGCGCCGTTGTGTCCTGC
This genomic window contains:
- a CDS encoding electron transfer flavoprotein-ubiquinone oxidoreductase; this encodes MTQIIERDSMQYDVVIIGAGVAGLSAAIRLKQIAAEQQRDISVCILEKGSEVGAHILAGAVFDPIALNELLPNWREMNAPLTRSVTEDQVLFLTQDSEFKLPFTPPSFQNHGNYIVSLGVLCKWLAEQAENLGVEIYAGFAGAQLLYHADGSLKGVATGDVGIGKDGQPTDNFQAGMELHAQQTIFAEGARGSLSKQIIQQFALDRDCQPQTYGLGIKEIWEVQPEKSQAGLVVHSVGYPLDMKTYGGGFAYHFDGNKVAVGFVVGLDYQNPYLSPFEEFQRWKLHPSIRATLEGGRRIAYGARALVEGGLQSLPHLAFAGGVLVGDAAGFLNVPRIKGAHTAMKSAMLAAQAVFPMLVQHDGELPEQNLIAQDYETLFEHSWLYDELHEVRNIRPSFKWGLLPAMAYTGLEQYVLKGRGFWTLKHHGTDSGSLKKVAYCQPIDYPKPDGTITFDRLSSVFLANVAHEENQPSHLQLRHPRLAIDVNYQEYASPETRYCPAGVYEIVHENGAPRLQINATNCVHCKTCDIKDPTQNIIWTCPEGGGGANYSEM
- a CDS encoding Nif3-like dinuclear metal center hexameric protein, with product MANRQDILNWCNTNLRTEQFKDYAPNGLQVEGADDIHTIVTAVTASYAAIEFAVQQGAQMLLVHHGMFWKSELATITGWKRERIALLLKNNVNLVGYHLPLDAHPQWGNNVQLAQQCGWQLESTFGEQNLMNLGTLPDNQNTLAKLAAHLENVLQRKPVCVGNLSGSLKKVAWCTGGAQGFFQAAVDAGADVYITGEISEAQYHLANETGLAFISAGHHATERYGVQALGAALVRDFGVQAHFFDEANPV
- the tldD gene encoding metalloprotease TldD; the protein is MQNIFQTVSQDLLQANQIGAEEIAQSLAIIGRHYVDYADIYCQRTAYESWHLDEGIVKSGSFQIDQGVGVRAVSGEKTAFAYADSLTTDAIQRAAETVKVIGASGNTVPIRVPTPVFGKAIHGAFNPIVGLDSAAKVALLQKVEQLARAADSRVVQVMAGLTCEYDMVYIARLDGKHAADIRPLIRLSLTVIVKQGNRREQGSSGGGGRLDLRYFDDAKIEQYVSQAVKQAVINLEARPAPAGVMPVVLGNGWPGVLLHEAVGHGLEGDFNRKQTSVFTGKIGEQVAAKGVTVIDQGNIPDRRGSLNIDDEGNPTSRTVLIEDGILMGYMQDETNARLMGMDVTGNGRRESYSSVTMPRMTNTFMENGIYERDEIIASLDKGIYAVNFGGGQVDITSGKFVFSASEAWWVENGQLQYPVKGATIIGSGTEVLKHVSMIGNDSALDSGVGVCGKDGQSVPVGVGQPTLRIDAGLTVGGSEV
- a CDS encoding mechanosensitive ion channel family protein, encoding MNLEELSNMISGLFAREEFTAHLLQRSFRQPIGWIELAGVIVLGIILQIFSHQLIKNQKLDNIQNRFVKHLAERLLFPAMMLFSGTILLLVCNALDLTVVWLRLFVFGASWMLMIRVVLALLKFALPAGRLSSSLEHQLATFLWAYFLLWVIGFDDLMINWAKSLQFSIGSSKLSLFTLITGILWVGIIMIFMMWLAKWLDSQLMSSKHLDINLRIVLSKIIKTLLMVLSVLIALPIVGIDLTVLSVFGGALGVGLGFGLQKIASNYVSGFIILADRSIRPGDRLTVNNFTGYVTEITSRFVVLRSGTGQEALIPNETFVTSTVINESYTGKSLYQTLNVQVAYHTDLTLALEILEQAAAAQERVEGKPSAYLIGFGDNGIDLRVGFWVRDPENGFLGLYSAILMTIWKRFNEEDIEFPFPQREIRILPEEQTPSDMAILKAGLQAQQDTKSNEPIDS
- a CDS encoding FAD:protein FMN transferase, encoding MQITRRRFIGITAAMSVSALVSPTFAQNDSPQPVIWRGVALGANAELRLYHNNPAVAENLIQQAIAEVNRLENIFSVYCENSQVSRLNRAGSLNAPSADLLAVLSQAQSIHSLTNGAFDPTVQVLWQRYANHFQRNPKSKIAPNLQAALKRVGLHNMLISPQKIAFNQKGMVITLNGIAQGYITDRITQLLQQQGMNHALVNMGEIRYLDTLKQHPEFAKIQNPKGSGALPHHQIPLQNNALATSSGYGTPFDAEGKFTHLFDPRTGNSTPRYQSVSVLAKSAALADALSTAFAVSSEANIQAATQKIGAKVWLIGLNGNVKTMG
- a CDS encoding nitrous oxide reductase accessory protein NosL: MKNLNILLTTILLAACSQTETTSAPPPPQAITEQAKGYYCTMNLNEHYGGKAQIFVQSQPDKPYWFSTVNQAIGFTRHPGEPKDITAIYVTDMSKVTDWHNPNADSAWIDAKTAYYVIDSKFIGGMGTVDALPFSDIVKAQDFIHKNGGKMVKFDEVPDEFIYK
- a CDS encoding ABC transporter permease encodes the protein MSPILIIAQKEIRDNLRNRWVIAATVLMFALALALGFMGSAPTGSVKVDPLTVTVVSLSSLSIFLIPLIAMLMAYDALIGEIERGTMALLLSYPLLRWQILVGKFIGHTTMLTAATTIGYGLAGLILQYNFGGFQAAAWKPFFLLIAASVLLGAAFLSLGYLISAKVKERGTAAGLAIGVWLFFVVIFDMALLGILVADGQHAINAKILENILLFNPTDIYRLLNLTGFENTAMYAGLAGVSEQIGLTKFVLIAAQVGWIAVPFGLAAWLFNRRQI
- a CDS encoding ABC transporter ATP-binding protein — its product is MNNQHLILNNVTKQYGTQKAVNDVNLALHAGECVGLAGHNGAGKSTMMKLILGLIRPSSGSITLFGEDISRGHSAAIRCQMGYLPETVALHPSLTGKETLDFYAKLKGTDLAHNHALLERVGIAQSAHKRVGAYSKGMRQRLALAQALLGEPKLLLLDEPTTGLDPASRQMFYQIINELKQRGATVLLSTHALAELDGHADRIVVMKNGHKVADGNMHELHIQSGLPTKIVAQLTHETALPEHWQVSGCLKYETQCAETEKMARLHELGSLDNVAQLDIHTPTLDEMYAEFLKREDV